From Candidatus Eremiobacterota bacterium, the proteins below share one genomic window:
- a CDS encoding serine/threonine protein kinase yields the protein MENDPLLGRVIDGKYRIDAEIGAGGMATIYRAARLHIEDVVAIKVLHSELLREPHFADRFRREAQAAARLKHPNVVAIHDFGVTGDGVIYLVMELVEGRNLRAVIRERGPLPAAFAAEIVRQVCAALTEAHRRGIVHRDLKPANIAVEDSLDGPRVKVLDFGIASLATGQTIANLTQTGTLLGTPAYMSPEQCMGEELDARSDVYSGGVVLFEMLCGVVPFNSPTPTAVVMQHVQQAPPALRVLNASVPPAVEDVVLRALAKRREDRFQTAHDLADALTAATRGSPLSPSAESLAAPRLAPQLGPTMMQPAWRAASASQEPSGARSGRTAGFAIGLGAALALALVLFGVQRFLSPREPSRAAAQLTPAPATAAPARAEARPAVRAPPPLDVQQSTAAVVQTYYGLWDAHRLPEAYALLSRRYQAEHPYPSWSASHSSVVHISVQTTPTNDPMTVTVVVRSLDRTPYGTAGSEYQGTWRAVSEDGVTRLDQVALDRTR from the coding sequence ATGGAAAACGATCCTCTTCTCGGGCGGGTGATCGACGGCAAGTACCGGATCGATGCGGAGATCGGCGCGGGCGGGATGGCGACCATTTACCGCGCGGCTCGGCTGCACATCGAGGACGTCGTGGCGATCAAAGTGCTGCATTCCGAGCTGCTGCGCGAGCCGCATTTCGCCGACCGGTTTCGGCGCGAAGCACAGGCCGCCGCCCGCCTCAAGCATCCGAACGTGGTCGCGATTCACGACTTCGGCGTCACCGGCGACGGCGTGATCTATCTCGTGATGGAGCTCGTCGAAGGACGGAACCTGCGCGCCGTCATTCGCGAGCGGGGACCGCTTCCGGCCGCTTTTGCAGCGGAGATCGTTCGCCAAGTCTGCGCGGCGCTCACCGAAGCGCATCGCCGCGGGATCGTGCACCGCGATCTCAAGCCGGCGAACATCGCAGTCGAGGACTCGCTCGACGGGCCGCGGGTGAAGGTGCTCGATTTCGGCATCGCGAGCTTGGCCACCGGTCAAACGATCGCGAACTTGACGCAGACAGGGACGCTGCTGGGAACGCCGGCATACATGTCGCCCGAGCAGTGCATGGGCGAAGAGCTGGATGCGCGCTCCGACGTCTACAGCGGAGGCGTGGTGCTCTTCGAGATGCTCTGCGGGGTGGTGCCGTTCAACTCGCCAACGCCGACCGCGGTGGTGATGCAGCACGTGCAGCAGGCGCCCCCGGCGCTGCGCGTGCTCAACGCCAGCGTCCCGCCGGCGGTCGAGGACGTCGTGCTGCGCGCGCTGGCGAAGCGGCGCGAGGACCGTTTTCAAACCGCGCACGACTTGGCGGACGCGCTCACCGCGGCCACGCGCGGGTCGCCGCTTTCGCCGAGCGCCGAGTCCTTGGCCGCGCCGCGGCTCGCACCGCAACTCGGCCCGACAATGATGCAGCCGGCATGGCGTGCAGCTTCTGCATCGCAGGAGCCGTCCGGCGCGCGCAGCGGGCGCACCGCCGGGTTCGCCATCGGGCTCGGCGCAGCACTCGCGCTCGCGCTCGTGCTGTTCGGCGTGCAGCGCTTTCTTTCACCGCGCGAACCGTCGCGAGCAGCGGCGCAGCTTACGCCGGCGCCCGCGACCGCCGCGCCGGCTCGGGCCGAAGCAAGACCGGCCGTACGCGCGCCGCCGCCGCTCGACGTGCAACAGAGCACCGCCGCGGTCGTTCAGACGTACTACGGTTTGTGGGACGCGCACCGGCTGCCCGAGGCGTACGCGCTGCTTTCCCGGCGCTATCAAGCCGAGCATCCGTACCCGTCCTGGTCCGCATCGCATTCGAGCGTCGTGCACATCAGCGTGCAGACCACCCCGACGAACGACCCGATGACGGTCACCGTGGTCGTTCGCTCCCTCGACCGAACGCCGTACGGAACGGCCGGCAGCGAGTACCAGGGCACCTGGCGGGCGGTATCGGAGGACGGGGTCACGCGGCTTGACCAAGTCGCGCTCGACCGCACGCGATGA
- a CDS encoding serine hydrolase yields MAASGAHGNAPVWYAARVDGATHLESGADTVLPAASVIKLLIALALVEEAHAGRFNLTSRVSLAAQDQVGGSDRFGAASPGSYPAAALLDAMLSVSDNTASNALLRAVGMSRCNQVAAAHGLRSTRIRRRFYDWAAQRRGLENETTAREAAQLLLLIAGEARQRSGAVVARRAMSALLAQTDRETIPAALPNRTGIANKTGELPGVRNDVAIVGYGHSDAYVVAVLDRYASGNRTGAVAAIRDVVRMVDRRLRRGLSR; encoded by the coding sequence GTGGCCGCGTCCGGGGCACACGGGAATGCGCCGGTCTGGTACGCCGCCCGGGTCGACGGCGCGACGCACCTCGAGAGCGGCGCCGACACGGTCCTCCCCGCCGCGTCCGTGATCAAATTGCTGATCGCGTTGGCGCTTGTCGAGGAGGCGCACGCCGGACGTTTCAATCTGACTTCGCGAGTCTCGCTCGCCGCGCAAGACCAGGTCGGCGGCTCCGACCGCTTCGGCGCAGCCTCGCCGGGCAGCTACCCCGCCGCCGCGCTGCTCGATGCGATGCTGTCCGTGAGCGACAACACGGCTTCGAACGCGCTGCTGCGAGCGGTCGGAATGTCGCGCTGCAACCAGGTCGCCGCGGCGCACGGTTTGCGGTCGACCAGAATTCGCCGGCGCTTCTACGACTGGGCCGCGCAGCGCCGCGGGCTCGAAAACGAGACGACGGCGCGCGAAGCCGCTCAACTGTTGTTGCTCATCGCCGGCGAGGCTCGGCAGCGCTCCGGCGCGGTGGTCGCACGCCGGGCGATGAGCGCGCTGCTCGCGCAGACGGACCGTGAAACGATTCCGGCTGCGTTACCGAACCGTACCGGCATCGCCAACAAAACCGGCGAACTCCCCGGCGTCCGCAACGATGTCGCGATCGTCGGATACGGGCACTCCGACGCGTACGTCGTCGCCGTGTTGGATCGCTACGCAAGCGGAAACCGAACCGGCGCGGTCGCGGCGATCCGCGACGTCGTCCGCATGGTCGATCGACGGCTGCGCCGGGGTCTCTCACGGTGA